The following are encoded in a window of Desulfolucanica intricata genomic DNA:
- a CDS encoding YkgJ family cysteine cluster protein gives MKEKKVKVMTKKFNGQTGYDLEITDERATVQDYLNALNEAIIRASLFRSRTKVRKCEGCDLCCAERVPLTWIDICRLREIMKHRSATIQKVLDKYGYIVVDGPVVDIMLRRSQDNRCSLLDRSKGLCTIYHIRPLVCQTFICCPLSRRAERLREAVVNKGEDELVRMWLLEARAEHKKPLIHEGYRPRPELRDWPPTPFAGCTNYNEVYLKSLCSKSLWTELYNNRERKD, from the coding sequence ATGAAAGAAAAGAAAGTTAAGGTAATGACAAAAAAATTTAACGGACAAACCGGTTATGATCTTGAAATAACCGATGAACGGGCTACGGTGCAGGATTATCTGAATGCCTTAAATGAAGCTATTATTAGGGCATCTCTTTTCCGCAGCAGGACTAAAGTAAGGAAATGTGAAGGTTGTGACCTGTGCTGTGCCGAACGTGTCCCGCTAACCTGGATTGATATTTGCCGGCTGCGGGAAATCATGAAACATAGGTCGGCTACAATTCAAAAGGTTTTAGATAAATATGGTTACATTGTTGTGGACGGGCCGGTAGTAGATATCATGCTCAGGCGCAGTCAGGACAACCGATGCAGCTTATTGGACCGGTCTAAAGGGCTGTGTACAATTTATCACATTCGTCCTCTTGTTTGTCAGACTTTTATTTGCTGTCCGCTCTCCCGGCGGGCCGAGCGGCTGCGTGAGGCCGTTGTCAATAAAGGGGAGGACGAACTGGTTAGAATGTGGTTACTGGAAGCCCGGGCCGAACACAAGAAACCGCTTATTCACGAAGGTTACCGGCCGAGGCCGGAGCTCCGGGACTGGCCTCCCACGCCTTTTGCCGGATGTACAAACTATAATGAAGTATATTTGAAGTCTCTTTGTTCAAAGAGTCTTTGGACGGAATTATATAATAATAGGGAAAGGAAGGATTAA
- a CDS encoding thioesterase family protein, which yields MADLQVGLKGESSITASESNTAVAYGSGGVPVFATPAMVALMENAAMNSVEPYLAPKQTTVGTRIEITHKAATPIGMKVVAKSELLSIEGKKLVFKVEAFDDKELIGTGIHERFIILKEKFLQRVLAKIN from the coding sequence ATGGCTGATTTGCAGGTTGGTTTGAAGGGTGAGTCCAGTATAACCGCGAGCGAAAGTAATACTGCTGTTGCTTATGGCAGCGGTGGGGTACCGGTTTTTGCCACACCGGCTATGGTTGCTCTCATGGAGAATGCGGCCATGAATTCGGTGGAGCCCTACCTGGCTCCGAAACAGACTACCGTAGGTACCAGAATTGAAATCACACATAAGGCTGCTACACCCATTGGTATGAAGGTGGTGGCTAAATCGGAATTATTGTCAATAGAAGGTAAGAAACTGGTCTTTAAGGTGGAAGCCTTTGATGATAAAGAATTAATCGGGACCGGTATTCACGAGCGTTTTATTATATTAAAAGAAAAATTTCTACAGCGTGTTTTGGCTAAAATAAATTAG
- a CDS encoding carbohydrate-binding protein, whose translation MYVVQGKNILDQRVEVSPSPAMRGQNTTIRYNGLLAKSGASQMYIHYGYDNWKNTQTKDMQRDPDGSFVTTLPVQGTNIINFCFKDSANNWDNNSGWNWSTDIR comes from the coding sequence ATGTACGTTGTTCAGGGTAAAAATATTTTAGACCAGCGGGTGGAGGTTAGTCCTTCACCGGCAATGCGGGGACAAAACACTACTATTAGGTACAACGGTCTATTGGCTAAAAGCGGGGCCAGTCAGATGTATATTCACTATGGATATGACAACTGGAAAAATACACAAACCAAGGACATGCAACGTGACCCCGACGGCAGCTTTGTAACTACGCTTCCCGTACAAGGAACAAATATAATTAATTTCTGTTTTAAAGACAGTGCCAATAACTGGGATAACAATAGCGGCTGGAACTGGAGTACTGATATTCGTTAA
- a CDS encoding DUF3842 family protein, whose protein sequence is MRIAVIDGQGGGIGKAITEKLRKYLPKETEIIALGTNAMATALMLKAGANEGASGENAVIQNVDQVDVIVGSLGIIAAHSMMGELTPKMAEAIARSKAQKILLPLNRANIDVVGVYAEPLPHLIDHMVKRIKEIL, encoded by the coding sequence TTGCGTATAGCAGTGATAGATGGACAGGGTGGAGGTATTGGTAAGGCAATTACTGAAAAACTAAGGAAATACTTACCCAAGGAAACAGAAATAATCGCATTAGGTACAAATGCTATGGCTACGGCGTTAATGCTGAAAGCAGGGGCTAATGAGGGAGCCAGTGGGGAAAACGCCGTAATACAAAATGTAGATCAGGTCGATGTAATTGTCGGTTCACTGGGAATTATAGCAGCCCACTCCATGATGGGTGAGTTAACACCTAAAATGGCTGAGGCAATAGCCAGGAGTAAGGCTCAAAAAATATTACTTCCTTTGAATCGCGCTAATATTGATGTTGTAGGAGTGTATGCCGAACCACTTCCTCATTTAATAGACCATATGGTAAAGCGAATTAAAGAAATTTTATAA
- a CDS encoding energy-coupling factor ABC transporter permease — protein sequence MHIPDGFLEVKTWVGTGAVSLGVLMYAIKKSKNSLNDRQVPALGVMAAFIFAAQMINFPVAPGASGHLLGAALATILLGPWNAGIIISSVLLIQRLFFQDGGLTALGANIFNMAVVGTFAALCVYRLITAINSSKAGKIAASFAAAWFSVVTASLAAGLELVMSGIGTLNSLIPVILGWHMLIGIGEGIITAVVVSIVSAYGANRFNEEGEGKNYYEETTAG from the coding sequence ATGCACATCCCAGACGGGTTTTTAGAGGTAAAAACTTGGGTAGGTACCGGAGCAGTGAGTCTCGGAGTTTTAATGTATGCTATTAAAAAAAGTAAAAATTCCTTAAATGATCGACAGGTTCCTGCTTTAGGGGTAATGGCCGCATTTATCTTTGCTGCTCAGATGATTAATTTCCCTGTAGCTCCTGGTGCCTCGGGACATCTTCTGGGGGCAGCCTTAGCTACGATTTTACTTGGCCCGTGGAACGCCGGCATTATCATTTCCTCAGTTCTGCTTATTCAGCGCCTGTTTTTCCAGGACGGGGGATTAACCGCTTTAGGAGCTAATATTTTTAATATGGCTGTTGTGGGGACATTTGCTGCTTTATGTGTTTACCGGCTAATTACTGCCATTAATTCTTCAAAAGCAGGTAAAATAGCAGCCTCTTTTGCTGCCGCTTGGTTTTCAGTAGTAACAGCATCTTTAGCAGCCGGTTTAGAATTGGTGATGTCGGGTATAGGGACTTTAAATTCTCTAATACCGGTTATTCTGGGTTGGCATATGTTAATAGGTATCGGTGAAGGTATTATTACGGCTGTTGTTGTTTCCATTGTATCAGCTTACGGAGCAAATAGATTTAATGAGGAAGGAGAGGGGAAAAATTACTATGAAGAAACTACTGCTGGCTAG
- a CDS encoding PDGLE domain-containing protein produces MKKLLLASFVVALLVAALMSPFASSSPDGLERVAEDKGFLHKAEGQEVIKSPIPDYVFPGLKNEAVATSVAGVAGTVLTFGFLLVFGKILSKKTKP; encoded by the coding sequence ATGAAGAAACTACTGCTGGCTAGTTTTGTTGTGGCTCTCTTAGTGGCTGCGCTGATGTCACCCTTTGCCTCTTCCAGTCCGGATGGCTTGGAGAGAGTGGCCGAGGACAAAGGTTTTTTACACAAAGCAGAGGGACAGGAAGTAATTAAATCCCCGATCCCCGACTATGTATTCCCCGGCCTAAAAAATGAGGCGGTAGCTACTTCGGTGGCCGGGGTGGCCGGAACAGTTCTTACTTTTGGTTTTCTTCTTGTTTTTGGGAAAATATTATCCAAAAAGACTAAGCCGTGA